One Ilumatobacter coccineus YM16-304 genomic window, CAGACATGATCTCCTCAGCTCCTCGACGGGAACAGCCCGCTCAGCGCGATGCAGAAATAGAGCGCGGTCCACGGCTGCATGTTGTCGTGGCCCTGGTTGGCACCGGCGGACGCAATCGTGCCCGGGCGCAGGTCGACCAGCGCGTCGGGTGACGCGTAGCCGTTGAGCGATGCCGCCAGAGCACCATCGGCCGCGAGTGGCGAGTCGGCGTTGGCCGACGATGCCTGGTGGCCGTGCGAGTGTGCAGGCATCTCGGCGGTGGTCAACGAGTGCGTCTCCTCACCGCCCTTCTGGCCGTGATGGTGCTCGTTGCTGACGTGGATGGGTGTCCGGCCGCGCAGGTCGGGCAACCCGAGTGTGGTTCGCCCGTCGCCGCCGAAGTCGGTGCCCAGCAGTGAGTAGAGCGACTGGTTCTGGTTGATCGGCAAGATCTGACCGTCGCAGAACGCCCACCCGCGGGGAGCGAAGTCGAAGCCGATCATTCGGATCTCGGCGAGAAACGGTTCAGACATGGTGTCCTTTCGCTGCAGGGCTCGGCGGTCGGTGTGTTCGGTCAGACGGCACAGGCACCTCCGCCGCTGATGTCGCCGCCCGAGGCGGAGACATCCACCGACGGGTTGCCGACGTTGTCGCTCGCGATGTCGCTCTGGATCGCCGCTGCGTCGTTTGGTGCGCCGACGTAGCCGCTGATCGCGATGGTGCTCGACCCGAGCGTGCCGATGTAGGCATCTCCGAACGAGAAGGTCGGGTCGGGCATCTGATCGAAGGTGTTGTTGCCACCCGACATGCCGACGTCGAGGCAGACCGCAGTGGTGTCGGTGGCGAGGGCGCCGCTGGCCACGAACAGGCCGGCGAAGTAGAAGATGTCATCGGCCCCTTCGAGGATCGTGTTGTTCTCCAAGGTCGCATTCAGGCGGTTGCTGCCGTTGCGAGCCTCGAGGCTGATACCGCTCTCGGTCCACGACCGCACCGAGTTGCCGGTGAGGTCGACGGTCGAGGTGCCGGCGCCGTTGCTGATGACGCCCACGCCGTATCCGCCCGAGCCGGGGGTGCCGGGCGTGCCGACGACGTTGTTCGTGATGTCACCGTCGAACGAGCCGTCCGAGGTGGAGGACTCGAGGTTGACGTTGATCGCGCGGCCCACCGCACCCTGGATGCTGTTGTTCTCGATCGAGTAGGTGAGCGAGCCCGAGTAGGAGTTGCCGGCGCTCAGGGTGATTCCCGATCCGACCACCGTTTCGCCACCGTTGACCTGCATCGTGTTGCCGTCGGTGCCGAGTGGTCCGCCGATGGTCACGTCAGCGCTGGCACTGCCGTTCAACGACACCTGCACGTGGTCGCCGTCGCTGTCTTCGAAGGTGTTGCCCGCCACGACGATCGTGGCGTCGCTGCTGTTGTCGCCCAGGTAGAGCAGCGAGTCGTTTCCCTGACCGCTGTCGTTGTTGTCGGTGAAGCGACTGTCGGTGACCGACAGCGACGCGAGGTTTCCGTTCGCGTTCGTGATGCGAACGTGGTCGTCGTGCGATCGATCGAACGACGTGTTGGCGATCGTGTACGCACCGGTGGGTGCTGTCACCATCACCGCCGCTTCGTCGGGGGATGTCTGGTCGGCGACGTTGAGGAAGTCGGACCGCGTGATGGTGAGCCCGGCGACGGCGTTCGCTCGCACGCCGTTGCCGTCGATGTTGCCGAGTGCTCCGGCTGCGCCGATGTCGAGGTAGTTGAGCGAGATGCCGGTCGCTGTGTCGAGGTAGATGGCATCTCCCGTCTTCGTGTGGATGGTGCCGCCCGAGCCGTTGTTGGCCGTGATTCCCGGACCGGACGCTCCGTCTCCGTTCACCGTGAACGTGCCCGTGGTGTTGCGGATGTCGATGCCGACGGCGCTTCCGCCGGTCGAGGTGACGCTGTCGAGCACGACGCCGAGGTTCGTGTTGTCGAGATCGACGGCAGTGGCCTGGCCGGTGTTGATCGTGCCGGACGTGGTGGAGAACGTGCCCGAGTTCGACACGAGCAGCCCGGTCTGGTTGCTCGTGGTGTTCGTGACGTCGAGGTCGGCGAACGAGATCGTCGCGCCGCTGTTGCTCGTGGCCGTGACTGCCGTGCCGGTCGAGTTGGTGAGGTGCACGTATTCAGTGAACGTGATCTGAGACGAGCCGGAGTTGTTGGTGAGCGCGACGCCCGCACCGCCGGTGTCGTCGATCGAGCCCGTGAACGTGATCACGCCACCCGTCCGACCATTGATGTCGACCGCTCGACCCTGGCTGTTGGAGATCGCCGTGGTGAAGGTGGCGTTGCCCGAACCTCCGTCGATGTCGACCGCTTCCTGCGTGGTCGACCCCGACCCGCCGATCGCTCCGGCCATGTAGAACGTGGCGGAGTTGTTGGTGAGTTCGACGCCCTTCTGACCGCCGTTGATGGTGGCGTAGGCGAACGCGACCGGCGCCGTTGCGCCGGTGATCTCGATCGCCGAGCCCGACGCTCCGCTGATCGAGACGATGCCACCGCTGTAGCCGGTGGTGCCGGTGAGGCCGTTGAGGTCGATCGCCGATGCTCCGCTGATCGTGCTGGTCGACACCTGGGTGTCGAGCGAGACGGCGTCGAGGTTGCCGCTGGTGGCGACTTCGATGATGCCACCGGTGCCCGACACGTCGATCTCGGACGCGGTGAGCGTCCCGACGACGGTGCCGGCGAGCGCGTGACCGGCCGGGGTGTTGGCCACGTCGAGGCCGCGGACCGTGTTGTCTTCGGCAAGTGCGATGCCGTCGGCGGTGGTCGACGAGATGGTCGGCGACGTGCCGTCCAGGCTGGGCAGGGTCTCGCTGTGGGTGGGAGTGGTGATGCCGAGGGCTCCGGCGAGCGTGGTGCCCGTGGTGCCCTCGCCGATGACTCGTTGACCGTCCGCCAGGACGATGCCGTCGGTGTAGGTGCCGTCGGCGAGGAAGACGCCGTGGTTGGCGGCGGGGCCGCCGGCGGCGTTGAACTGGCCGATCGTCTTGAACGGCGCGACGCGGGTGCCGTCACCGCCGGCAGCGGCGGCGTCGTCGATGAACCAGATCGGTGCGCTGACCGCAATGGTCACCGTGGCGGCGGTGGAACAGGCCGACGGCGCGGGCGTTCCGCCGTCGCACACCTGGTAGGTGAAGGTGTCGTTGCCCGTGAAGCCGGCGGGCGGTTCGTAGACGAAGCCACCGGAGTTGGGGTTGACGGCCACTCCGCCGCCCTGTGCGGAGGTGGTCGGCACGGTGCCGCCGATGGTGAAGGCTCCGGAGTAGTCGACGTCGGTGATGGTGGCCCCCTGGATGAGGCCGGCCGAGGCGGGCACGTCGATACCCACGTTGCCGATCGAGGCGTAGGTGCCAGGGGCGGTCAGCGTGGGTGCGTCGTTGGCGGCGGTGACGCTGACCGTCTTGTCGGCGTCGGCCGAGTCGATGGCGCCATCGTTCACGACGAATCGGACGACGCGGGCGGTGGTGTCGGGCGTGTTGTTCGCGTTGGTGTAGGTGACCGATCGCAACACCGCCTGGAAGTCGGCGAGCGACTGACCGGTGGCGGGGTCGATGGTGAGGACGCCAGCGGCGTAGCTGATGTCGCCGGCGACGATGCCGCCCGTCGCGGTCGCGGCGAGCACTTCACTCGCTCCGTCCTGCAGGTTGGTGATGGTGACGGTTGCCGTGTCGAGCACCGTGCTGTCGGGGTCGGTGACCGTGACCCCGGCGTCGACGACGACCGCGCCGCCGTCTTCGGTGAAGGCGGTGGTGCCGGCGGTGGTCGTGACGACGGGCGCTTCGTTGATGTTGGTGACGGTGACCGCGAGGTTCTGCACGTCGGTCAGCGAACCCGAGTCGGTGACGGTGATCTGCACCTCGTACACGTTGTCGGCGTTGGTGTCGCCGGGCGTGTCGAAATCGGGGGCGCTGTCGAAGGTGAGCACGCCCGTCGCCGCCACGATCGAGAAGTCGCCCTGATCGGCACCGCCGGTGATGCTGTAGGTGAGACCCGAGCCCTCGGTGTCGCCCTCCGGATCGGTGGACTGCACGTCGGTCACGGCGGTCTGGTTCTCGGCGGCCGACACGGCACTGCCCGAGGTGATGGTCGGTGCTTCGTTGACGTCGGTGACGGTGACCGCGAGGTCTTGCACGTCGGTCATCGAGTCGGAGTCGGTGACGGTGATCTGCACCTCGTACACGTTGTCGGCGTTGGTGTCGCCGGGCGTGTCGAAGTCGGGGGCGCTGTCGAAGGTGAGCACGCCCGTCGCCGCCACGATCGAGAAGTCGCCCTGATCGGCACCGCCGGTGATGCTGTAGGTGAGACCCGAGCCCTCGGTGTCGCCCTCCGGATCGGTGGACTGCACGTCGGTGACGACAGTCTGGTTCTCGGCAGCGAGGGCGGTCGCCACGGTGGTGATCGACGGGGCTTCGCTCACGTCGGTGACGGTGATCGCCAGGTCGAGGACGTCGGTGAGCGGCGTGCCCGGGCCGGCGTCGGTGACGGTGACCTGCACGTCGTACGTGCCGTCGGCTCCGGTGTCGGCCGGCGACTCGAAGTCGGGCGCCGCGTCGAACGTCAGCGCTCCGGTGGCGGCGTCGATGGAGAAGGCGGCCGCGTCGGCGCCTCCGGTGATCGAGTAGGTGAGGCCGGCCCCTTCGGAGCTGAAGTCGTCGGTCGTGTCGACGTCGACCGCCGCGGTCTGGTTCTCCGCCGCGTTGGCGGTTGCTGCGGTCGTGATCGTGGGTGCGAGGTTGCGGTTGTTCGAGAAGGTGCAGGTGACGTTCTCGCCCGGGTCGACCTCGATGGTCGCGGTGCGGGTGCCGACGTCGACGGTGCTCGGCGTGGTGCTCGTTCCGTCGTCGCACACGATCGCGGTGAGCGTCTGCGGGCTGGGGTCGACCTCGGTCACGACGTACGTGCCGATCGCGACGTCGGTGAAGGTCTTGGTCTCGGTGTCGTCGAGCGAGAACGAGTTGGGGGCGGCGATGTCGTCGGTGAACGCGTAGCCGGTGCCGCCCGACGGGTCGCTCAGCTTGACGATGTTGATCGTGCCGAGGCCGTCGACCGTGGTGGTCTCGCTGACGACGTTGTCGCTCGTGTCGGGGTCGGTGAGGTCGGACGAGACGGCAGCCTGGTTGGTGATGACGCCCGACGTCGACGCGTCGACGGTGACGTCGACGGTGAAGCTGGCCGAGTCACCGGTCGCGATGGTGCCCAAGGTGCACGACACGACGCCGTTCGGGTCTTCGCCGCATCCGGTCGTGGAGTCGAAGGTGACGCCGGCGGGCAGCGTCTCCATCACGGTCACTCCGGTGGCGTCGTCGGGGCCGGCGTTGTCGACGGTGATCGTGTACGAGAGCGAGTCGCCGGCGGCGACCGGGTCGGCGCTGTCGGTCACGGCGATCGAGAGGTCGGCCTCGCCTGGGCCGGCGGGAAGTTCGGCGAGGAAGCCCGACGCGTCGACGACGAGGTCGGCTGCTGCGCTGGTGAACACGCACACGTCGCCGTTCTCGTCGAGTTCGGCGAGGAGTTCGTTGGCGCCGGTGACACCGGCGGTGAAGTTGGCCGATGCCGCGACGGGTCGCGGATCCTGACACGGGTGCATGGTGACGTAGCCGTTGCCCGAGGGGTTGACGACGGCGAGGTTGAGGACGCCCGACCGGGCATCGGCAGGGACGCCACCGCGCCCGGCGATGCGAATCGTGTACTCGTCGCCTGCTCCCAGGCGGCCGTCGGCTTCGTACTCGCCGTCGACTGTTTCGCCGGACAGGCGGGTGTCGGCGAGTCGAACGGGCGAGGTGGTCTTCAGGTTGGTGCCGGCGGGGATGTAGGCGACCACGTCGAGGACGAGGTCGACCTCGGTCGAGGTCTCGATGCAGACGTCGCCGTTGCCGTCGAGGTCGAGCAGCAGTTCGTTGCCGCGGTTGACGTCGGCGACGTAGTTGAGCGAGGCCGTGGAGGGTGCAGGGTCGAGGCACGGGTGTGCGCTCACGAAGCCGGTGGCGGTCGGCCGCACGGCGATCACGTTGGCGATGACCGCGTCGGCGGCCTCGGGAATCCCGGCGCGTCCGGCGACGCGGACCACGGTCGACACGCCAGGGGTGGTGCGACCGTCGCCTTGCGACACGCCGTCGACCGTCGTGCCGGTGGGCCGGGTGTCGAGCAGGCGCCATGGTGCGATCGGCTCGATCGAACTGGTGGCGGGCACGTAGCCGGCGACGTCGACGGTGAGGTGGGTCGCCGTGCTCGCGTAGAGACAGAGGCTCCCGGTGCCGGACAGCGCCG contains:
- a CDS encoding phage tail protein, with product MSEPFLAEIRMIGFDFAPRGWAFCDGQILPINQNQSLYSLLGTDFGGDGRTTLGLPDLRGRTPIHVSNEHHHGQKGGEETHSLTTAEMPAHSHGHQASSANADSPLAADGALAASLNGYASPDALVDLRPGTIASAGANQGHDNMQPWTALYFCIALSGLFPSRS
- a CDS encoding beta strand repeat-containing protein, which gives rise to MNPSIRNAIRTALAATLTVSAVATSAGQASAEPVADDALVVFANSTTEETLVSLAPSRFADTRLDGTTIDGESQATGLIDAGETIEVVIGGRGSVPADATSAVMNLTAVTPTGNGYITAYDCDLDRPLTASLNFATGVNVGNEVVTALSGTGSLCLYASTATHLTVDVAGYVPATSSIEPIAPWRLLDTRPTGTTVDGVSQGDGRTTPGVSTVVRVAGRAGIPEAADAVIANVIAVRPTATGFVSAHPCLDPAPSTASLNYVADVNRGNELLLDLDGNGDVCIETSTEVDLVLDVVAYIPAGTNLKTTSPVRLADTRLSGETVDGEYEADGRLGAGDEYTIRIAGRGGVPADARSGVLNLAVVNPSGNGYVTMHPCQDPRPVAASANFTAGVTGANELLAELDENGDVCVFTSAAADLVVDASGFLAELPAGPGEADLSIAVTDSADPVAAGDSLSYTITVDNAGPDDATGVTVMETLPAGVTFDSTTGCGEDPNGVVSCTLGTIATGDSASFTVDVTVDASTSGVITNQAAVSSDLTDPDTSDNVVSETTTVDGLGTINIVKLSDPSGGTGYAFTDDIAAPNSFSLDDTETKTFTDVAIGTYVVTEVDPSPQTLTAIVCDDGTSTTPSTVDVGTRTATIEVDPGENVTCTFSNNRNLAPTITTAATANAAENQTAAVDVDTTDDFSSEGAGLTYSITGGADAAAFSIDAATGALTFDAAPDFESPADTGADGTYDVQVTVTDAGPGTPLTDVLDLAITVTDVSEAPSITTVATALAAENQTVVTDVQSTDPEGDTEGSGLTYSITGGADQGDFSIVAATGVLTFDSAPDFDTPGDTNADNVYEVQITVTDSDSMTDVQDLAVTVTDVNEAPTITSGSAVSAAENQTAVTDVQSTDPEGDTEGSGLTYSITGGADQGDFSIVAATGVLTFDSAPDFDTPGDTNADNVYEVQITVTDSGSLTDVQNLAVTVTNINEAPVVTTTAGTTAFTEDGGAVVVDAGVTVTDPDSTVLDTATVTITNLQDGASEVLAATATGGIVAGDISYAAGVLTIDPATGQSLADFQAVLRSVTYTNANNTPDTTARVVRFVVNDGAIDSADADKTVSVTAANDAPTLTAPGTYASIGNVGIDVPASAGLIQGATITDVDYSGAFTIGGTVPTTSAQGGGVAVNPNSGGFVYEPPAGFTGNDTFTYQVCDGGTPAPSACSTAATVTIAVSAPIWFIDDAAAAGGDGTRVAPFKTIGQFNAAGGPAANHGVFLADGTYTDGIVLADGQRVIGEGTTGTTLAGALGITTPTHSETLPSLDGTSPTISSTTADGIALAEDNTVRGLDVANTPAGHALAGTVVGTLTASEIDVSGTGGIIEVATSGNLDAVSLDTQVSTSTISGASAIDLNGLTGTTGYSGGIVSISGASGSAIEITGATAPVAFAYATINGGQKGVELTNNSATFYMAGAIGGSGSTTQEAVDIDGGSGNATFTTAISNSQGRAVDINGRTGGVITFTGSIDDTGGAGVALTNNSGSSQITFTEYVHLTNSTGTAVTATSNSGATISFADLDVTNTTSNQTGLLVSNSGTFSTTSGTINTGQATAVDLDNTNLGVVLDSVTSTGGSAVGIDIRNTTGTFTVNGDGASGPGITANNGSGGTIHTKTGDAIYLDTATGISLNYLDIGAAGALGNIDGNGVRANAVAGLTITRSDFLNVADQTSPDEAAVMVTAPTGAYTIANTSFDRSHDDHVRITNANGNLASLSVTDSRFTDNNDSGQGNDSLLYLGDNSSDATIVVAGNTFEDSDGDHVQVSLNGSASADVTIGGPLGTDGNTMQVNGGETVVGSGITLSAGNSYSGSLTYSIENNSIQGAVGRAINVNLESSTSDGSFDGDITNNVVGTPGTPGSGGYGVGVISNGAGTSTVDLTGNSVRSWTESGISLEARNGSNRLNATLENNTILEGADDIFYFAGLFVASGALATDTTAVCLDVGMSGGNNTFDQMPDPTFSFGDAYIGTLGSSTIAISGYVGAPNDAAAIQSDIASDNVGNPSVDVSASGGDISGGGACAV